One window of Nocardia nova SH22a genomic DNA carries:
- a CDS encoding winged helix-turn-helix transcriptional regulator: MADECDTEHPVCGMSVAIDVVGGKWKLHLMWVLSEGPQRFGRIRSLLPGVSEKVLTENLRHLEANGVVHREVFPEVPPRVEYSLTPSGVELATALKPLEQWGERRRDECVTTVPA; the protein is encoded by the coding sequence ATGGCGGACGAATGTGACACAGAACACCCGGTGTGCGGAATGTCGGTGGCCATCGATGTGGTCGGCGGGAAATGGAAGCTGCACCTGATGTGGGTGCTGAGCGAAGGCCCGCAGCGGTTCGGTCGCATCCGTTCCCTGCTCCCCGGAGTCAGCGAGAAGGTGCTGACCGAGAATCTGCGGCACTTGGAGGCGAATGGCGTCGTACATCGCGAAGTGTTCCCGGAAGTCCCGCCCCGCGTGGAGTATTCGCTCACCCCGAGCGGCGTCGAATTGGCCACGGCACTCAAGCCCTTGGAACAGTGGGGCGAACGCCGCCGCGACGAATGCGTCACGACCGTCCCGGC